One Niabella beijingensis DNA window includes the following coding sequences:
- a CDS encoding GH92 family glycosyl hydrolase has translation MKIYSLFLAVLAVSVCYAQTTSPAAYVNPFIGASTSAGKAGIYHGLGKTFPGATTPYGLVQVSPNTITGGDNGSGYSYEHESIEGFAFTQMSGIGWFGDLGNFLVMPATGPLKTAAGRLSDPPGTGYRSRFDKTSEQALAGYYTVRLTDAAVKAEMTAAPHSGMLRFTFPAHKQSRIQIDLARRVGGTSTLQYVKMVNENTIAGWMQCTPAGGGWGNGEGKANYTVYFYAQFSKPLRQAGVWSADIPDTADRRREAVESDHYQQWVTQAAVTPRTTGQEAKGKHLGFYTEFETSASEQVLMKAGISFVSMDGARKNLEAEISGWNFDQLHQEAVRRWNDALSVVAIGGATEEQKHVFYTALYHTMIDPRIVTDVDGNYTGGDGRVHRAAGFKKRSIFSGWDVFRSQFPLQTIINPGLVNDMINSLVTLADESGSSYLERWELLNAYSGCMLGNPAVVVLADAYVKGIRNYDVQKAYQYAVNTNEKFGNGQRGYDPGSIAKTLEYAFADWCLAQLATGLNKREAAQKYYQRSLNYKNIWDTAHHWFRPRNADGSWLPWPEEGRLTDWYGTFETNPYQQGWFVPHDVDGMVALMGGRKKVIADLEQFFDKTPTDFRWNSYYNHANEPVHHVPFLFNRLGAPWLTQKWTRIICDSAYHNAVEGLVGNEDVGQMSAWYVLAAVGIHPVAPGSTRFEITSPLFTRSDIHLPDHKLFSIVSKNNSARNHYIQKIWLNGRPYDKCYIDYRDIMKGGRLELVMGDKPQQLSYK, from the coding sequence ATGAAAATATATTCTTTGTTTTTGGCTGTTCTGGCGGTGTCCGTCTGCTACGCACAGACAACATCACCCGCAGCCTATGTCAATCCGTTCATCGGTGCAAGTACCAGTGCCGGTAAGGCGGGTATTTATCATGGTCTGGGTAAAACGTTTCCCGGAGCTACGACACCTTATGGGCTGGTTCAGGTGAGTCCGAATACGATCACCGGCGGCGATAATGGTTCCGGGTATAGTTATGAGCACGAAAGTATAGAGGGCTTTGCATTTACACAAATGAGCGGCATCGGATGGTTTGGCGACCTGGGAAATTTTTTGGTGATGCCGGCTACCGGCCCGTTAAAAACAGCGGCCGGACGATTAAGCGACCCTCCCGGGACCGGCTACCGCTCCCGCTTTGATAAAACAAGTGAGCAGGCTTTGGCAGGATACTATACCGTCCGGCTGACCGATGCGGCTGTTAAAGCCGAAATGACGGCGGCCCCGCACAGCGGGATGCTGCGGTTCACGTTCCCGGCCCATAAACAATCGCGGATACAGATCGACCTGGCAAGAAGAGTAGGGGGAACCTCCACCTTGCAATATGTAAAGATGGTAAATGAAAATACCATTGCCGGCTGGATGCAGTGCACGCCTGCCGGCGGCGGATGGGGCAATGGTGAAGGCAAGGCAAACTATACCGTTTATTTTTATGCACAGTTCAGCAAGCCCTTAAGGCAGGCTGGTGTATGGAGCGCCGATATCCCGGATACTGCGGATCGCAGACGGGAGGCTGTTGAAAGTGATCACTATCAGCAATGGGTGACACAGGCAGCAGTAACCCCGCGTACAACGGGGCAGGAAGCGAAAGGGAAACACCTGGGCTTTTATACGGAATTTGAAACGAGTGCCAGCGAGCAGGTGCTTATGAAGGCCGGTATCTCTTTTGTGAGTATGGATGGGGCAAGGAAAAATCTTGAAGCGGAGATCAGCGGCTGGAATTTTGATCAATTGCATCAGGAGGCGGTGCGGCGCTGGAACGATGCATTGAGTGTTGTTGCGATCGGTGGCGCTACAGAAGAACAAAAACACGTTTTTTATACGGCATTGTATCATACCATGATCGATCCCCGTATTGTGACCGATGTGGATGGAAACTATACCGGAGGTGATGGTAGGGTGCACCGGGCTGCCGGTTTTAAAAAACGCAGTATTTTCAGCGGCTGGGATGTGTTCCGCAGCCAGTTTCCGCTGCAAACGATCATCAATCCCGGACTGGTGAATGATATGATCAACTCGCTGGTAACACTGGCTGATGAATCGGGCAGCAGTTACCTGGAGCGTTGGGAGCTGCTGAATGCCTATAGTGGCTGTATGCTGGGGAACCCGGCCGTGGTGGTGCTGGCGGATGCGTATGTAAAAGGTATCCGTAACTACGACGTGCAGAAAGCCTATCAGTATGCGGTCAACACAAACGAAAAATTTGGCAATGGTCAGCGGGGCTATGATCCCGGCAGTATTGCCAAGACCCTGGAATATGCGTTTGCTGACTGGTGCCTGGCGCAGCTGGCCACCGGTTTGAACAAACGGGAGGCCGCGCAAAAATATTATCAGCGGTCGCTTAACTATAAAAATATATGGGATACGGCGCATCACTGGTTCCGTCCGCGTAATGCAGACGGAAGCTGGCTGCCCTGGCCGGAAGAAGGCCGGCTCACCGATTGGTACGGCACGTTTGAGACCAATCCGTACCAACAGGGCTGGTTTGTTCCGCATGATGTGGACGGCATGGTGGCGCTAATGGGCGGCAGGAAAAAAGTGATAGCCGATCTTGAGCAGTTTTTTGACAAAACACCAACGGATTTTAGATGGAACAGTTATTATAATCACGCAAATGAACCGGTGCATCATGTTCCGTTCCTGTTTAACCGGCTGGGGGCACCCTGGCTTACACAGAAATGGACGCGTATCATTTGTGACAGTGCTTATCACAATGCGGTTGAAGGACTGGTAGGCAATGAAGACGTAGGCCAGATGAGCGCCTGGTACGTTCTGGCAGCTGTCGGCATTCATCCGGTAGCTCCCGGCAGTACAAGATTTGAAATAACCAGCCCCCTGTTCACGCGATCGGACATTCATCTGCCGGATCATAAGCTGTTTTCGATCGTTTCAAAAAATAATTCAGCACGGAATCACTACATACAAAAGATATGGCTCAATGGGCGCCCGTATGATAAATGTTATATCGATTACCGTGATATCATGAAAGGAGGCCGGCTGGAACTGGTCATGGGCGATAAACCGCAGCAATTATCTTATAAATAA
- a CDS encoding SusC/RagA family TonB-linked outer membrane protein produces MRQFNASIKKIVVVFIALITSCIGFAQTDHLLKGKVVDEYGHPVPDIRVCEKGTDNFVWSNGEGSFEIKTAAAASLVFSGAGTDVVYYKPKHGQMNIVMQVRKSYLTRADSIDVLYESKKADLSLASVATVYTPQVATTPATLYPYALTGRLPGLYTEQLRGFRTFSGTADANSTKDLAGTLARTGLAPFSDNNELSLKLRGQNPVVVVDGIQRNIFSLDPESIESISVLKDGLSAIALGQRSSNGVLLVTTKKPKPGPPQLSFTAEVGSQEPLKLPKPVSAFDYAYLVNEALSNEGRKTLYTVTDLEGFKNGNNPYQYPDVNWYDLVLKKNAPLYRYNLNLGGGGGVARYMVSLNYTNQEGLLNTQNPDARMQLQRYLINSKVDIDVTRYFSIGVQLFGRIQDGNQPGATTGAILDNLLRTPGNAYPVYNPDGSYGGNNSFQTNLKSMLDESGYMMNNDRDIMANVDMKYNFDAWIKGLWAKVKGNIAVQSATLTDRGMRVPVFLMQVSDNGDTTYARYGDVNAQRNDFYTISNARYWYAQGELGYSKALPSGHSFTGSLMADTRRTTLNFDMPGTATNYMAKGQYDYQQKYMLEAAVNYSGYDWYPPGHQYGLFYATGAGWNMAKERFIKDGAAWIDLLKLRATFAHTGNGIDNSGYFIWRQTYAANESQTGIAGIDHIRAQQALAENGLANTRISWEQANKLNAGLDIALFKNHLSVTAEYYRDVYSDLLQVRGKNIALLGAGYPVENIGKNLYTGGELAISFQNHIRAFNYFVTANGSLEKTKVLFSDEQRRDYPWNVRTGMPVGQRFGYIADGLFQTEAEVNSGAVIAGYEVHPGDIKFRDLNGDGVIDQFDETAIGSTKPLLYYGLTTGFNYKGIGFSILFQGVKNRNLYIDSWDTEILRANGQVYGQIYEQLLNRWTPETAATATYPRLKANGSSGDAYTLSSSTFWMHSGDYWRIRNINLQYTFPFQWTSKFKVAGITAFVNAQNLFTWSAYDRVDPEVLYGAYPIQRVYNMGINVKF; encoded by the coding sequence ATGCGGCAGTTCAATGCTTCTATAAAGAAAATTGTTGTTGTTTTTATCGCCCTGATCACAAGCTGTATAGGTTTTGCTCAAACGGATCATCTGCTTAAAGGTAAAGTGGTGGATGAATATGGTCATCCTGTTCCGGATATCAGGGTCTGCGAAAAGGGAACGGATAATTTTGTATGGAGTAACGGGGAAGGATCGTTTGAAATAAAAACGGCAGCCGCGGCTTCGCTTGTTTTTTCCGGTGCAGGCACCGATGTGGTTTATTATAAGCCAAAACACGGTCAGATGAATATCGTGATGCAGGTAAGGAAAAGCTATTTAACCCGCGCGGACAGCATCGATGTACTCTATGAAAGTAAGAAGGCGGATCTGTCTCTTGCATCCGTTGCCACTGTTTATACCCCGCAGGTAGCTACAACGCCTGCCACACTGTACCCCTACGCGCTTACCGGAAGATTACCGGGACTGTATACCGAACAGCTAAGAGGGTTCCGGACCTTTTCGGGGACTGCAGACGCTAATTCTACAAAAGACCTGGCGGGAACCCTGGCAAGAACAGGACTGGCGCCTTTTAGTGATAATAATGAACTGTCGCTGAAATTGAGAGGCCAGAACCCGGTGGTAGTGGTGGATGGCATCCAGCGGAATATTTTTTCACTGGATCCCGAAAGCATCGAAAGTATCTCGGTTTTAAAAGACGGCCTGTCTGCCATTGCACTGGGGCAGCGAAGCTCCAACGGCGTATTGCTGGTAACCACAAAGAAACCAAAACCAGGACCGCCCCAACTTTCTTTTACTGCTGAAGTGGGCTCGCAGGAGCCCCTGAAACTTCCGAAGCCGGTAAGTGCATTTGATTATGCCTACCTGGTGAATGAGGCCCTGTCGAATGAGGGCAGGAAAACCCTGTATACGGTTACCGATCTGGAAGGGTTTAAAAATGGCAACAATCCCTATCAATACCCGGATGTAAACTGGTACGACCTGGTGTTAAAAAAGAATGCTCCCCTGTACCGGTATAATTTAAACCTCGGCGGCGGAGGAGGAGTGGCCAGGTATATGGTTTCCTTAAATTATACCAACCAGGAAGGATTGCTGAATACACAGAACCCCGACGCCAGAATGCAGCTTCAGCGCTATCTGATCAATTCGAAAGTGGATATTGATGTCACCCGGTACTTCAGTATCGGCGTGCAGTTGTTTGGCCGCATACAGGATGGGAATCAGCCGGGAGCAACAACGGGCGCTATCCTGGATAATTTATTGAGAACTCCGGGCAATGCTTATCCTGTTTACAATCCGGACGGATCCTATGGCGGGAATAATTCCTTTCAGACCAACCTGAAATCCATGTTGGATGAATCCGGGTATATGATGAACAATGACCGGGATATCATGGCCAATGTGGATATGAAATACAATTTTGACGCATGGATAAAAGGATTGTGGGCAAAGGTAAAAGGCAATATCGCAGTACAATCAGCCACCCTGACCGACAGGGGGATGCGGGTGCCGGTATTTCTGATGCAGGTAAGCGACAACGGCGATACCACCTATGCCCGCTACGGTGATGTGAATGCGCAGCGGAATGATTTTTATACCATCTCAAACGCCCGGTACTGGTATGCGCAGGGAGAACTCGGCTATTCAAAAGCGCTGCCGTCCGGTCATTCATTTACCGGTTCGCTGATGGCGGATACACGACGTACCACGCTCAACTTTGATATGCCCGGCACTGCAACCAATTATATGGCAAAAGGCCAGTACGATTACCAGCAAAAATATATGCTGGAAGCTGCGGTTAACTACAGCGGCTACGACTGGTATCCGCCGGGTCACCAGTACGGCCTTTTTTATGCGACGGGTGCGGGATGGAATATGGCTAAAGAACGTTTCATAAAAGATGGTGCTGCCTGGATCGATCTTTTGAAACTGAGAGCCACGTTTGCTCATACAGGAAACGGGATTGACAATTCAGGATACTTTATCTGGAGACAGACCTATGCGGCAAACGAGAGCCAGACCGGTATTGCGGGAATTGATCATATAAGGGCACAGCAGGCATTGGCCGAAAACGGACTGGCCAACACCCGTATCAGCTGGGAGCAGGCCAATAAGCTGAATGCCGGGCTGGATATTGCATTGTTTAAAAATCATCTGTCTGTTACGGCGGAGTATTACAGGGACGTGTATTCCGATCTTTTACAGGTCAGGGGGAAGAATATCGCATTACTGGGTGCCGGTTACCCGGTTGAAAATATTGGGAAAAATCTTTATACCGGTGGTGAACTGGCCATTTCCTTTCAGAATCATATCAGGGCCTTCAATTATTTTGTAACGGCCAACGGCTCCCTGGAAAAAACAAAAGTGCTGTTTTCAGATGAGCAGCGACGGGACTATCCATGGAATGTAAGAACAGGAATGCCGGTAGGCCAGCGGTTCGGCTATATTGCCGACGGATTGTTTCAAACAGAAGCCGAAGTAAACTCCGGTGCCGTGATCGCCGGTTATGAAGTACATCCCGGTGATATAAAGTTCAGGGACCTGAACGGCGATGGCGTGATCGATCAGTTTGATGAAACGGCAATTGGCAGCACGAAACCGCTTTTGTATTACGGACTCACTACCGGGTTCAATTATAAGGGGATCGGCTTCAGCATCCTGTTCCAGGGAGTAAAAAACCGGAACCTGTACATCGACAGCTGGGACACGGAAATTCTAAGGGCCAATGGCCAGGTGTACGGTCAGATCTATGAACAACTGCTGAACCGGTGGACACCTGAAACAGCCGCAACAGCTACCTATCCGCGGCTGAAAGCAAATGGTTCCTCTGGAGATGCCTACACACTAAGCAGCAGCACCTTCTGGATGCATTCGGGAGACTACTGGCGCATCCGGAATATCAACCTTCAATATACATTCCCTTTCCAGTGGACCTCGAAGTTTAAAGTGGCAGGTATCACGGCTTTTGTAAACGCACAAAATCTGTTTACCTGGTCGGCTTATGACCGGGTAGATCCCGAAGTACTGTATGGCGCGTACCCGATACAGCGGGTGTATAACATGGGTATTAATGTGAAATTTTAA
- a CDS encoding prolipoprotein diacylglyceryl transferase → MYPDLYYLLRDLTGIELQFLHQITTFGLSIALSFLAGSLFLRKSFREKEALGVYNLPETRVRAAIPVRIRPSGNIGSIALPATVLGLIFGKLLYILENYGTRDIRPVLFSFSGINFYGALAGCAIAVWIYYRGKNIRPLYVIDPMAPGFMIAYAIGRLGCHVSGDGDWGLINTAPKPFAWLPDGLWACYYPHNLIGKGVIMRHCDWGNYCYQLPDPVYPTSLYEALICFLLFLLLWGLRNRITVPGSLMGLYLLLAGTERFLIERIRINPIIPGLNSTQAQLVSGALIVMGSILFMRIFFRNEKTSCY, encoded by the coding sequence GTGTATCCTGATCTCTATTACCTGCTGCGCGATTTAACCGGCATAGAGTTGCAGTTCCTGCATCAGATCACTACATTCGGGCTATCCATCGCACTGTCCTTTCTCGCCGGCTCCCTGTTTTTAAGAAAAAGTTTCCGGGAAAAGGAAGCACTCGGGGTCTATAATCTTCCCGAAACACGGGTCAGGGCCGCTATTCCCGTCCGAATACGTCCGAGCGGCAACATCGGGAGCATTGCCTTACCAGCCACGGTGCTAGGGCTTATTTTTGGGAAACTGCTTTATATTCTTGAAAATTATGGCACCCGGGATATTCGTCCGGTGCTGTTTTCTTTTTCCGGGATCAATTTTTACGGCGCGCTGGCGGGCTGCGCGATTGCGGTCTGGATCTATTACCGGGGTAAGAACATCCGGCCCCTCTATGTTATTGATCCGATGGCTCCCGGGTTTATGATCGCTTATGCTATCGGGCGGTTGGGATGTCATGTTTCCGGTGATGGCGACTGGGGACTGATCAATACGGCTCCCAAACCTTTTGCCTGGCTGCCGGACGGGCTTTGGGCCTGTTATTATCCGCACAATCTTATTGGTAAAGGCGTGATCATGCGCCATTGCGACTGGGGAAATTATTGCTATCAGCTGCCTGATCCGGTATACCCCACTTCACTTTACGAAGCGCTTATCTGTTTCCTCTTGTTTCTGCTGCTCTGGGGCCTGAGAAACAGGATAACCGTACCAGGAAGCTTGATGGGGCTGTATCTTTTGCTGGCGGGGACGGAACGCTTCCTGATCGAAAGAATACGCATCAACCCCATTATACCGGGCCTGAACAGCACCCAGGCACAGCTTGTAAGTGGCGCACTGATAGTAATGGGCAGTATCCTGTTTATGCGCATCTTTTTCCGGAACGAAAAAACAAGCTGTTATTGA
- a CDS encoding DUF5004 domain-containing protein: MRSAKSLFFKMSLILVFFFINSCKKEQTAIYPEAGKNVVGTWKIASVVRNGVDITEHFDFTPFSIRFNEDGTYTMENQVPFVVFKNGTWSLDDVAHPLHISFVQNGSSETFTNEFDYPVVNGVRRIILKGAPGCVTNTYQYSLEAVQ, encoded by the coding sequence ATGAGATCTGCAAAATCGCTTTTTTTTAAAATGAGTTTGATCCTGGTGTTCTTTTTTATCAACTCCTGTAAAAAGGAACAAACAGCGATCTACCCGGAAGCCGGTAAAAATGTTGTCGGAACCTGGAAGATTGCAAGCGTTGTAAGAAACGGAGTGGATATAACGGAGCATTTTGATTTTACGCCGTTTTCGATCCGGTTCAATGAAGATGGTACCTATACAATGGAAAACCAGGTTCCTTTTGTGGTGTTTAAGAACGGTACCTGGTCGCTGGATGATGTGGCCCATCCCTTACATATTTCTTTTGTACAGAATGGCTCATCGGAAACCTTTACCAATGAATTTGATTACCCGGTAGTGAATGGGGTACGGCGCATCATTTTAAAGGGCGCGCCGGGGTGTGTTACCAACACCTATCAGTATTCTTTAGAGGCCGTTCAATAA
- a CDS encoding ROK family protein encodes MNDSIRLGADIGGSHITAALVDVKKARIIEGSVIRTGVDSKASAEEIVGAWTNALSDVMQLAAQPVETLGIAMPGPFDYDAGVCLMKGNDKYESLYGLNIKELLHDATGIPARRIRIANDAGCFLRGEVLAGTMNACKLAIGITLGTGLGTSRYKNGEAADADLWGRSFMNSIAEDYISTRWFLKRYHERTGQHVANVKELAALHDSTAEVRTVFEEFSEHLVSFLYEFVMMDHPEMIVVGGNIARAGRYFMPGVISGLKRRGIDIPVHMAALGEDALILGATL; translated from the coding sequence ATGAACGACAGCATAAGATTGGGTGCCGATATTGGCGGCTCTCATATAACCGCGGCACTGGTGGATGTAAAAAAAGCCCGTATTATAGAAGGCTCCGTTATACGAACAGGCGTTGATTCAAAAGCATCGGCAGAGGAGATCGTGGGTGCCTGGACGAACGCACTCTCAGATGTGATGCAGCTGGCCGCTCAGCCGGTTGAAACACTGGGTATTGCCATGCCCGGTCCGTTCGATTACGATGCAGGAGTCTGTCTTATGAAAGGGAATGATAAGTACGAATCGCTGTACGGACTGAATATAAAAGAATTGCTGCATGATGCAACAGGGATACCCGCCCGGCGCATCCGTATTGCAAATGATGCAGGCTGCTTTCTGAGAGGTGAAGTGCTTGCCGGTACCATGAACGCCTGCAAGCTCGCAATTGGCATCACGCTGGGAACCGGCCTCGGAACCTCCAGGTATAAAAACGGTGAAGCGGCAGATGCGGATCTTTGGGGCCGCTCCTTTATGAACAGCATTGCCGAAGATTATATTTCTACCAGGTGGTTTTTAAAGCGGTATCATGAGCGGACCGGACAGCACGTGGCTAATGTAAAGGAGCTGGCAGCATTGCATGATTCAACCGCTGAAGTGAGGACCGTTTTTGAGGAGTTTTCGGAGCATCTGGTCTCTTTTTTATACGAATTTGTGATGATGGATCATCCTGAAATGATAGTAGTCGGCGGTAATATTGCCAGGGCCGGCAGGTATTTTATGCCGGGTGTCATTTCAGGACTCAAGCGCAGGGGCATCGATATCCCCGTGCATATGGCGGCGCTTGGAGAGGATGCCCTGATCCTTGGTGCAACCTTGTAA
- a CDS encoding RagB/SusD family nutrient uptake outer membrane protein produces the protein MERYDHTKPLTKLCLAAIAVMLAAACSRSSFLEGTNTTNLNEQTVFSDSTYAMSFLNNIYSDVGFSFSPTRFSDNGGLDAASSEADVPRVGVAATSVGFATGSVTPATVTDDAWKTCYKQIRAVNQYLKHAPTLPFDSYLQKRTAAEARFLRAWYYFILLKHYGGVPLAGDTIYTDKDDIAANRNSFEECVNYIVAECDAAAAVLPVRQQGIDYGRAGAGACLALKSRVLLYAASPLFNGANTFNTSLADPLRTVVGYRTADANRWKLAADAAKTVLSLGTYQLHTTASTVSGLTVPPFRTVFTLRVNNEYIFAKMQKDAKEFETCWMPPTRGGDGKGAFPYQELVDAFPMKNGKMINSPSSGYNPDRPYDNRDPRLEGTIMHDSSLIVLYTDGIQPIMGQALKLYVDAGADAVFKRTTTGYYVNKMLKPDIAGNCIHGTERCWPLIRFAEMLLNFAEAENEFNGPTQEVYTAITELRKRAGIEAGDDNLYGLAAGMSKDEMRTVIRNERRIELAFEEQWFWDVRRWLIAGSTENTQLHGMKVTRRANVPAVFETFDVRKRNFRNAMYLFPIPQAEVAKSSRLLQNPYWSSSGQ, from the coding sequence ATGGAAAGGTATGATCACACAAAACCATTGACAAAACTGTGCCTTGCGGCGATTGCCGTAATGCTGGCAGCAGCTTGTTCAAGAAGCAGTTTCCTGGAGGGAACGAATACAACCAATCTGAATGAGCAGACTGTTTTTAGCGATAGCACTTATGCGATGAGTTTTCTGAATAATATCTATTCTGATGTAGGGTTTAGCTTCAGTCCTACCCGGTTCTCGGATAACGGAGGATTGGATGCCGCTTCTTCTGAAGCAGACGTTCCGCGGGTGGGAGTTGCTGCCACCTCAGTGGGCTTTGCCACGGGTTCAGTAACACCTGCTACGGTTACGGATGACGCCTGGAAAACCTGCTACAAGCAGATACGGGCTGTTAACCAGTATTTAAAACACGCGCCAACACTGCCTTTTGACAGCTATCTGCAAAAAAGAACGGCCGCGGAGGCCCGCTTTTTGCGCGCCTGGTATTATTTTATTCTTTTAAAGCATTATGGCGGTGTCCCCCTGGCGGGCGACACGATCTATACAGATAAAGACGATATAGCTGCCAACCGGAACAGCTTCGAGGAATGCGTTAATTATATTGTTGCTGAATGCGATGCTGCTGCAGCTGTGTTGCCGGTGCGGCAACAGGGGATTGATTACGGCAGGGCCGGGGCAGGCGCCTGTCTGGCATTAAAGTCGCGCGTATTGCTTTATGCGGCCAGTCCGTTGTTTAATGGCGCGAATACATTTAATACTTCCCTGGCCGATCCGTTGCGAACCGTGGTGGGATATCGGACCGCTGATGCGAACCGGTGGAAACTGGCTGCCGATGCTGCAAAGACCGTGTTATCGCTGGGGACCTATCAATTGCATACTACTGCAAGTACGGTATCCGGTTTAACGGTACCGCCGTTCCGGACCGTCTTCACCCTTCGGGTAAACAATGAATACATTTTTGCAAAAATGCAAAAAGATGCTAAAGAGTTCGAGACCTGCTGGATGCCACCTACCCGGGGAGGTGACGGCAAAGGAGCATTCCCTTACCAGGAACTGGTGGATGCGTTCCCGATGAAAAACGGAAAGATGATCAACAGTCCTTCGTCGGGGTACAATCCGGACCGGCCTTACGACAACCGCGATCCGCGGCTGGAGGGTACGATCATGCATGATTCTTCCCTGATTGTTTTATACACCGACGGGATCCAGCCCATCATGGGGCAGGCGCTGAAGCTCTATGTTGATGCAGGGGCCGATGCGGTATTCAAACGTACCACAACGGGTTATTATGTCAATAAGATGCTGAAACCGGACATCGCCGGCAACTGTATTCACGGCACGGAACGCTGCTGGCCACTGATCCGCTTTGCGGAAATGCTTTTGAATTTTGCCGAGGCGGAAAATGAATTTAATGGTCCTACCCAGGAAGTATATACCGCCATCACGGAACTGCGGAAAAGAGCCGGCATAGAAGCAGGGGACGACAACCTGTACGGACTGGCCGCGGGCATGAGCAAAGACGAAATGAGGACGGTGATCCGCAATGAGCGGCGGATAGAGCTGGCATTTGAAGAGCAGTGGTTCTGGGATGTGCGCAGGTGGCTGATCGCCGGAAGTACTGAAAATACGCAGCTGCACGGCATGAAAGTGACCCGGCGCGCCAATGTACCTGCGGTTTTTGAAACCTTTGATGTGCGCAAACGGAATTTCAGGAATGCCATGTACCTGTTCCCCATCCCCCAGGCCGAAGTGGCAAAATCATCCCGATTATTACAAAACCCGTACTGGAGCAGTTCCGGGCAATAA
- a CDS encoding DUF4961 domain-containing protein translates to MNIKFLGKANFWKLLTVLVLLALIVACSADITSVEQPETVNGGDNLTTVVNVHLDVAGTNPGKTLVVAILVPKSWNASRNTTAFYTCTAMSANNEKMSLMPASEKEPKTQLPWAVALMQDKRYALMGNLVNDMEWIVFRSTKTYDVNNSIDYSVKFITKAGEQNMLVNLGYFIGNTNNGLEPPGNDKFHDGRYARLTVNGTGDLVDFVNPQLAMMELAKATDNDIQTISYDGDLITTPLSTESEIYICAKGYTNDGQVIDRCAISDKTAFKPAPGINRFRFDFWPRSFFGLNENQTLERMEYFLTDATGTKKVGYGGSTLPSDPFLFTFKCQ, encoded by the coding sequence ATGAACATTAAATTTTTAGGAAAAGCGAACTTCTGGAAGCTGCTGACAGTATTGGTACTGCTGGCCTTAATAGTAGCCTGCAGTGCGGATATCACAAGTGTGGAGCAACCGGAAACCGTAAACGGCGGAGACAACCTGACTACGGTTGTAAATGTGCACCTGGATGTAGCCGGAACCAACCCGGGCAAGACCCTTGTGGTGGCCATACTGGTTCCCAAATCCTGGAATGCGTCCCGAAACACAACGGCATTTTATACCTGCACGGCGATGAGCGCTAATAATGAAAAAATGAGCCTGATGCCCGCTTCGGAAAAAGAGCCCAAAACACAATTGCCCTGGGCCGTGGCGTTGATGCAGGATAAACGATATGCCCTGATGGGAAATCTTGTGAACGATATGGAATGGATTGTTTTCCGCTCCACAAAAACATACGATGTTAACAACAGTATCGATTATTCGGTAAAGTTTATTACAAAGGCCGGTGAGCAGAACATGCTGGTGAACCTGGGGTATTTTATTGGAAATACAAACAACGGGCTGGAGCCGCCGGGTAACGATAAATTCCACGACGGCCGGTATGCCCGCCTTACGGTTAATGGTACCGGCGACCTGGTGGATTTCGTTAATCCGCAGCTGGCCATGATGGAGCTGGCCAAAGCCACAGACAATGATATACAAACCATTTCCTACGACGGGGATCTGATTACAACCCCCTTAAGCACAGAATCTGAAATATACATCTGCGCCAAAGGATATACCAATGACGGGCAGGTAATAGACCGGTGTGCGATCAGCGATAAAACGGCATTTAAGCCTGCTCCCGGTATTAACCGGTTCCGGTTCGATTTCTGGCCCCGCTCTTTCTTTGGGTTAAATGAAAACCAGACGCTGGAACGCATGGAGTATTTCTTAACGGATGCCACGGGTACAAAAAAAGTGGGATATGGCGGAAGCACACTGCCTTCCGATCCCTTCCTGTTTACGTTCAAGTGCCAGTAG